In Stenotrophomonas sp. 610A2, one DNA window encodes the following:
- a CDS encoding ferredoxin--NADP reductase → MSSAFGAETVLEVRHWTDAYFSFSTTRDSGFRFENGQFVMIGLENENEGARPVLRAYSIASANWEEQLHFFSIKVQEGALTSRLQHLKPGDKVLVGKKPTGTLLISDLHPGKNLYLLGTGTGLAPWLSVVKDPETYERFDKVIVCHGVRYEKDLAYREYFEQELPNDEILGDIVRDKLLYYPAVTREPFPNQGRLTSLMESGQMQEALGLPQLDPANDRFMICGSPQMLADLRTVLDARGFEVSTRIGTPGHYVFERAFVEK, encoded by the coding sequence ATGTCTTCCGCTTTTGGCGCCGAAACGGTGCTTGAGGTCCGTCACTGGACGGACGCCTACTTCAGCTTCTCCACCACCCGCGACAGCGGCTTCCGCTTCGAGAATGGCCAGTTCGTGATGATCGGGCTGGAAAACGAAAACGAAGGCGCCCGCCCGGTGTTGCGTGCCTACTCCATCGCCAGCGCCAACTGGGAAGAGCAGCTGCACTTCTTCAGCATCAAGGTGCAGGAAGGTGCGCTGACCTCGCGCCTGCAGCACCTCAAGCCCGGCGACAAGGTACTGGTCGGCAAGAAGCCCACCGGCACCCTGCTGATCAGCGATCTGCATCCTGGCAAGAACCTCTACCTGCTGGGCACCGGCACCGGCCTGGCGCCTTGGTTGAGCGTGGTCAAGGACCCGGAAACCTACGAGCGCTTCGACAAGGTGATCGTCTGCCACGGTGTGCGCTACGAGAAGGACCTCGCCTACCGCGAGTACTTCGAGCAGGAGCTGCCGAACGACGAGATCCTCGGCGATATCGTCCGCGACAAGTTGCTGTACTACCCGGCGGTTACCCGCGAGCCCTTCCCCAACCAGGGCCGCCTGACCTCGCTGATGGAAAGCGGGCAGATGCAGGAAGCACTTGGCCTGCCGCAGCTGGATCCGGCCAATGATCGCTTCATGATCTGCGGCAGCCCGCAGATGCTGGCCGACCTGCGCACCGTGCTGGATGCACGTGGCTTTGAGGTCTCCACCCGCATCGGCACCCCGGGTCACTACGTGTTCGAGCGCGCTTTCGTAGAGAAATAA
- a CDS encoding glutathione peroxidase, translating to MPNAFDFELTALDGRPLPLAAFDGKVLLIVNTASKCGFTPQYEGLEQLWQALGPQGLVVLGCPCDQFGHQEPGDAAAIQDFCSINYGVSFPLSAKLKVNGADADPLWQWLQRQKRGALGIAAIKWNFSKFLIGRNGQVLARYAPTARPEALEADIKAAL from the coding sequence ATGCCCAATGCCTTTGATTTCGAGCTGACCGCCCTGGATGGCCGTCCGCTGCCGCTGGCCGCCTTTGATGGCAAGGTGCTGCTGATAGTGAACACAGCGTCCAAATGCGGCTTCACCCCGCAGTACGAGGGGCTGGAGCAGCTGTGGCAGGCGCTGGGCCCGCAGGGGCTGGTGGTGCTGGGCTGCCCCTGCGACCAGTTCGGTCACCAGGAGCCGGGCGATGCCGCCGCCATCCAGGACTTCTGCAGCATCAATTACGGGGTCAGTTTCCCGCTGTCGGCCAAACTCAAGGTCAACGGGGCCGACGCTGATCCGCTATGGCAGTGGCTGCAGCGGCAAAAGCGGGGCGCACTGGGCATTGCCGCGATCAAATGGAACTTCAGCAAGTTCCTGATCGGCCGCAACGGGCAGGTGCTTGCCCGCTACGCGCCGACCGCGCGCCCGGAGGCGCTGGAAGCGGATATCAAGGCGGCGCTGTAA